CATTTCAGTCTCCTAAACGAATAGACTGGTCAAGGAAACACCCTGTCAGTGTCAGCTGTATTAGACCTTCTGCAGTTTTATACATTTTGAGTGGGATCAGTTCCTGGTTTTCTAACGTCCACTTTGTTGATTTTTGTGTTATGAGGGAAGAAATTAGCTTTCTTCAAAATAGAGGGTTTACATTAGGTAATAGTTAAAGATCCTTTGtcattgtttaaaacttgttgaTGTTAATTCAGAAAGCTTAATTCAAAAACCAAGTCTATGGACCAAACTGTAGACAAAAGATGTTACTGCCACAAAGAGGGAAAAATTCACTGTTGCATTGACCTCCGTCTTATTCCTGGTTTTGTAGGCCAATCTTTTTCTTATGTTTCCTATCATTTAATCATACAACATACAGATGGGCCCTTCTGGCTCACAGCTATGATGCCTATCTATGCTAATCTCATTTGCCCTCATTAAGCCAGTAACCCTTTATGCCTTTCCCAGATAGGTACCTTTCAAGTGCCTCTCTTGCAGTTCATTCCAGATAATCATTCCCCTCCGTCTGAACTCGGAGGTCGCTGATTGCACAACACAGCTTCATTTAATGCTCTGGAACCAATTTGTTGCTGGCTTTTGGAACTATCTATACCAGAATTAACTCCACTTAACTAAGGTGCAGAAGTGAAAACTCATGTGAGTTCCCTGTAAAGTGAAAGTTATGTGACATTTGTCTTCATCAGAATTTTAGGATTGACATTGTTCGGTTGGAGGATGACACTTTGGAGTTTGACATGATTGGAATCGATGCCGCTATTGCAAATGCTTTCCGCAGGATCTTGCTTGCTGAGGTAATAAAACTGCAGGCTGTTATGCTGCAAATTATAAATTGTATTTGCCATAAGATATTTTAGATCATTAGCATTACCATAATATTTTAGTTGTTAATGTGCATAATTTACATTTTGCATTGAGACCCTTTGAATATGTGAAATAAATATGGAAACTAGCAGACTTGCTCAATGGGTCATGTGGGATCGGTGGAGTTAGTGCTTCAAGTTAATGGAATTTCCTTGAATACTGTGTATCAgtagtccccaacctccgggccgcggaccgatacggagccacaaagaatgcagcggtgcagcggtagctggaacgcacccagcacatctttaagaaaaaagctgaaataaacaatctaattgattaggtgctgcctggttgCGGATtgtgtcacctctgatctgggccgacatttatgtgccagacGGCACCTAatgaattagcttgtttattttggcctttttcttaaagatgtgctgggtgcgttctggctaccgctgcattcttcgtggctcCGTATCAGtctgcggcccagaggttggggaccactgctgtataTGATTCAACTGTTTATGGCATTTGTGTTACAATATGTGTTGAAATTTCTGTGAGCACATTGGAAACATGCAGACTGGGTTGAAAAGCTTTCTAGGTTCTTGCACTTCACAGTCCAGTAGGATCCCCAGTTAAATCCCTACTGTGCTGAGTTGAGATGTAACTGAAGAGACCTGTCAAGGATCTGAAAAGTGGTCACATCCATTTGTTCTATCTATTAATGGCCTGCCTGACAGAAATCCATTTGTTCATGTTTGTGGATGATAGTCACATTAATTTTCAATATTCACACAGAGGGActcctctgtccttctgaccaCAGATCACCTTTCAGTCCCTTGCCATTTTAAAAGGTACCCTGCTGTTCTATTTTCTACTGCAGTGATGTTTTCATACTTTATAGTCCATCTATCCTTAACTTAGTCTGTCTGTCCATGTATATTTTTTGGAATAATCTGTTGTAGTTTTTTCATGTAGATGTCTGCAAGTggtaacatgtacatactttgataataaatcttcaTTAAAGAGCTCCAACTTCTGTCGCTGAAGTCTTTCATCTCTGGACTCTTTCGACTGTACCCTATACCTTTTGGGCCTTCCTATCCTCTCTAAAGTGAGGTGGACAGAATTGGATGCCTTAAGAAGTCTTTCATTATCCTTCTGCCGAATTATTTTCATTTCACACTTCTGCGTATAGAATTTAATTGGCTTCTTGCCTACTTATTCAGTTAATTTATGTTCTCATGATCTATTACAATTGTTCTGGTTAAATATTGTCTCATCTGTGACATTACTTTTTTATTCCAATCCAGTGTGCACGCCAAGGGAACATTTTGATATTGTTCAGTCTCAACTTTGGTATATTTATCTTTACTTTCATTTCCAATTTTTAAAATACTCATGTTACTTTGACTTTTGTCCAGAAGACATTAGTTTTGCTAACCAGCATTTTCTTTGTGGAGCTCGTCATAAAGGTGACATTTAATATATTACTTCTACTGCAGTGAATCTAACCTTTCTGCTGTTGTTCAGGTCCCAACCATGGCTGTGGAGAAGGCATTTATCTACAACAACACCTCCATAGTTCAGGATGAGATTCTGGCGCACAGACTGGGTCTCATCCCCATCAAAGCGGACCCACGACTGTTTGAGTACAGGAGCACAGGTGAGGGAGTTGTTTTGCCCCAGTGAGCAGCACCACCTGATATGCAGATGTGTTACCCGTTGAGTGGGACTGATGTAAAACGGCTGCTGTACTATTAACACACATTAAACAGCAAAGAAACATCTCTGCATCTGAGTCATACAAAACAGAGATGAATCCTTAAGTCCAGCACATCTAGGTTTACCATTCTACTTGTCTATATTAATCCCTGTAACTGGGACCTTGTCTGTAGTCTTTTATTTGCGAGTGTACCTGCCTTCACCACCTTCTCAGGCAGCAGGTGAAAAATCCTTTCCTCAGATctcctattttaaaaaaaaacaactttcacaTGAAATAACTGCAAAATATATTGAAAATATTccagaagtcaggcagcatctatggagaaaagcagTTAACATCTTGGGTTGATTAACTCTTTTGTTCTcttcatggatgttgcctgactttttgagtattttcagcatttccaCTTGTATCCTACATTTCTGCTGTCAAGTGCAGATGCAGGAATGGGGTCACTGTGTGCTTCAGTGAAATTACTGTGTTTGAACATGTTGAAGTGTCCTAACGTTCAGGGGACTAAGCATTATTACTTTTTCAGGAGATGAAGAAGGAACAGAGATTGATACTCTGCAATTCCACCTGAAAGTGAAATGTACCAGAAATCCTAAAGCACTTAAAGACTCTTCAGATCCTGAAGAGCTGTACCTAAATCATAAAGGTAAATATCTGAAAATCACAGTTCTGCTATTTTACATTCCCTATTCACTAAAGCTCTATGAGTTGATATCTTACTGAAATAGTGAATTTTCTAACACTTGCATGAACACTCATCAGTTGATTCAGGGGGAGGTTCACAAGTGTTAGAAAACTGAATCAGAGAGATTATGGTCTGTAAACCCAAGTTAGGGAAAATGGCttcatggtagcgtagtggctagtgtgatgttattacagctggaggcatcagagttcaatcctggcattctctgtaagcagtttgtatgtcctctctgtggaatgcatgagttttctcagaatgctccagtttcctcccagtgtctaaaggcatactggttagtagtttaattggtcattgtaaattgtcccatgattacacTGGGTTAAATCATGGGttgctggaaggacctattccatgctgtatctctagatTATATATAAATCTCACATGAGCCCTCTCCATGGCCTCCATGTCCTTTTTGTAATTGGcagaccagaaatgaatgcaaatcAATATGAACTGGTATTGGAAGTTTTCTAAATATTATAGTTTTGATAATTTTGTGATTCATCTTGTTTCTTCCATAATTCAGTTATACTGCAGTACGGGCCCTGCATTCTTCCATTTGTCGTTTCAGTTTACTCCAAGCACTTGAAGTGGGTACCCATTGGGAACCAGGCAGATCTTTTTGGGCAGGTTGAAATTCGGCCTGTGCACGATGATATCCTCATTGCCCAGCTTCGCCCAGGGCAAGAAATTGATGTCGTCGTACACTGTGTGAAAGGAATTGGTAAGGCAGTGGTAGGAGAGGGAATCATGTTGCTTATAATAGTCCTCTTTGGGTCAATAGTACAGGTACTGAATGGTCTTGttgttgagaaggaaaatggccTTGGCCTCTACTGTGTTATGAGCAGTAGGCCAACACTTGGCTTAAGCAGTGTattcaaaaaaaaatataaaagcatCCAGTAGGGTGATGAAGAGAAAATAATTTCTCTTCTTGAGGAGTCCAGGACTGGATGGGAGGGGAGTGCCGGGTGTAAAAATATCACTATTAAACTGAGGAAAGAATGCAAAATAAATCATGATATGAGCTGCACCATAGTGCATGAATATAATGTCCTTTGTGTTCACTTCCTAGCTAAAGACCATGCCAAGTTCTCTCCTGTTGCCACAGCAAGCTACCGACTTTTACCTGAAATAACTCTACTGAGTCCCATAGAAGGGGAGCTTGCAGAGAAACTCAAGCAGTGTTTCTCTCCGGGTGTCATTGAGATTGAGATGGTGAACGGTGAGTCAGTTCTACTGTTGAATTTGgaatcactgtttttttttagaattgtGTCCTTGATCTGGATGTGCTGTTTAGATCAGAGGACAACAAGGTGAGTCTCAACATAAATAAACACAAAAAACTGTAAATGTTCATCAAGAAAGATACCATCTCTGTAGAGATGTTTCAGGTCATTAACTTTTttcctcagagatgctgcctgaatattttcagcattctctttttatttcagattttcagcatctcctGTAATCTGGTTTTAGTACAAGTGTGCAGAATCATAAGCTATTTATGTCAAGGAAGGAACTTTCTAGTGGAAGAAGTGAAAGAAAGGTTTGTACAGGACAACTTAAATAATTGGCATGGGAAGTGGGGACATATAAGTTATTTGAAGGAAGTTACCTTAAAAGATTGATAAATGGAATGAAGGTATTTTATACTTAAACCTAAAGCCttgtttatacttctgcatcaacgcGTTGCCATAAGGTCTGCGTcaccgcaaaccctacgcaaagccGACGTGGAACCCTACACAGAAGCTTGCGTTGCTgcgatgcgcacctctcccaaaatgtaactgcgcatcgcggcaacgcagaacgcaacaactgtgattggtccgcatGGTGGCATCGCATGTCAttctacgctgcaatagcttctcaTTTGGCAACTGAAGggtagggaaggaactctggctgaaatactttccataaagctttacagacctctgaaattatggaggacacattttgcccGAAAAGAGACGCTCgcgtcttgtttaccccgagactaccatgaccatgaagccttgtgcaggcaggtgtgtgtgcatgcgtgatgtgcgcgaATTgccgagcgacgcagacacaccaacgaacaagtataaatgctcacaaggccacttgcgtaggttatggcgtccatttaatgcagaagtataaaccagtcTTAAGTCTTACCAGAGCTGTGAGAATCATTGTATACTTCATAAAAAGAGATAGTATATTCAGGAAGTCCCATTTAAGAAGGGGGTCCTGCATTGGACTGCAATTTCCTTAGTGCATTTAGTGGAACAAGGATAGAAAGAGCTTTTCCATTCTTGCCTTCTTTAATGCAGGCTACTATTGATGACATTATACATAAGAAGTTTAGGAATTGGATTTTCAAACCAAACCCAGAGAAATGAAGATTTCCAAGTGATACAGGTTGCCTGTCCTTTATGAGCTTGCAGCTTTGGTGGATGGTATGGATGCATGGCAGCAGACAAAGGTGAAGAATGGGAGAAAGTGGGATGCGAGGCTTTGGGCTAAATGCCCTGTTGTTACAAGTTCCTGGTAAAGTCTAAGATTCGTACTGATAATGCATCAGTttattgaatttgtggaatgtaacCTTTCTGGTTGGTTGGCAGGGTGGAGAAGCatttctatcaaaggaggtgtgaggtgctccttccttccactagcctgcaggtcacctttgggagGTTTAGCACCTGCTGAGTACCCGAATCTGTgtcatgtgaagctatgggagcagctggtggatgtttgtatgagcagctggtgtacatcACAGGTTCTGGTTATGTGATCGTTGATGCCAGGCataaaatctctgaagagtattgataatggttggggtcacctgtcttgtaaagacactgcccagaagaaggcaatggcaaaccacttcagttgttaaaaattgccaagaacaatcacggtcacaaaaagaccatgatcgtccacgtcatatgacatggcacataatgaatgaaataACCATACAGAGGTATACATCTGGTCTCATCAGATCTGTTGTCTTCAGCTTCCCTACATGTGGTGCGATTGCATAAACTAGGAAAACCTTATGTATGCCATATTGTTACAAGTTTTCCACTGGCACATTGTTAGCCAGCATTAGTAACACTTGAAGTGGGACAACCAAGGAACCAGATGATTTCGGTGACTCGTCTGATGTAAAATATTGATTTTTAGGAGTTGAAAAGTCATGTTCCTTTGGTCTTAGGAAGAAAAGTTGCAAACGTTGTGAACTCAAGATTGGACACTTGCAGTCGGGAGATTTTTCGTCATGATGACCTTAAAAACCTTGTCCGTCTTGGCAGAGTTCGAGATCACTACATCTGTAAGTATTCATTTGGGAGAATTTGAAGTGTAGCACTATAAGGAGTTTTGGGTTTGGGGTTGTTTTTAGTTGTGCAAAGTAAAGgcacccgttagtcttgcgagaccatggatctgcacctggaatgtcttcactctccagggcacaggcctgggcaaggttgtatggaagacgtctcccctctccacgagaccgatgttgtccaagggaagggcaagggccgataatgcttggcaccagtgtcatcgcagagcactgtgcggttacgtgccttgctcaaggacacaatacgctgccttggctggggatcgaactcacaaccttcagatcactagtccaatgccttaaccaattGGCCACGTGTGTGACTTGTAAATAATCTCCACACTGACTGTTAACAGCTAAATCCTTTTATTATCTTGCTAGCAAGGGAGCACTTAAGGGAAAGCACGAAGCTCTAGCAAACTTGATTTCTTGTTCATTAACTTTCCGTGAACTGTGCTTCATCACATAGTGGTCAGATGCATACAGACAAAGATTATGACAAAAATGGTGGTGCTGTCGCAAGGATGTGTGGTTAATCATTAAACCTTATGCAACCATGTTATTTATGTTCTTCTACACTCTCCTCTTTTGTCCTCAAGGACAACCAAGATGGCTCTTGATCATACTGTGTGTTCATTAAGGCATAGAGAGCTTCTAGCTCTGTTTCTTTTGGAAGTTTAGTTGAGGGGAACTTGAAGATAGCTATAGGGGCCTTTGCTGTCTTGTGGTC
The sequence above is drawn from the Mobula hypostoma chromosome 2, sMobHyp1.1, whole genome shotgun sequence genome and encodes:
- the polr1c gene encoding DNA-directed RNA polymerases I and III subunit RPAC1 isoform X3, whose translation is MADGRERIELIRNRVVLKEFGVQNVHTTDFPGNYPGYDDTWDQRRFEQNFRIDIVRLEDDTLEFDMIGIDAAIANAFRRILLAEVPTMAVEKAFIYNNTSIVQDEILAHRLGLIPIKADPRLFEYRSTGDEEGTEIDTLQFHLKVKCTRNPKALKDSSDPEELYLNHKVYSKHLKWVPIGNQADLFGQVEIRPVHDDILIAQLRPGQEIDVVVHCVKGIAKDHAKFSPVATASYRLLPEITLLSPIEGELAEKLKQCFSPGVIEIEMVNDFQHLL
- the polr1c gene encoding DNA-directed RNA polymerases I and III subunit RPAC1 isoform X1 yields the protein MADGRERIELIRNRVVLKEFGVQNVHTTDFPGNYPGYDDTWDQRRFEQNFRIDIVRLEDDTLEFDMIGIDAAIANAFRRILLAEVPTMAVEKAFIYNNTSIVQDEILAHRLGLIPIKADPRLFEYRSTGDEEGTEIDTLQFHLKVKCTRNPKALKDSSDPEELYLNHKVYSKHLKWVPIGNQADLFGQVEIRPVHDDILIAQLRPGQEIDVVVHCVKGIAKDHAKFSPVATASYRLLPEITLLSPIEGELAEKLKQCFSPGVIEIEMVNGRKVANVVNSRLDTCSREIFRHDDLKNLVRLGRVRDHYIFSVESTGILPPEVLVSEALKVLITKCRRFLNELDTVQMD
- the polr1c gene encoding DNA-directed RNA polymerases I and III subunit RPAC1 isoform X2, encoding MADGRERIELIRNRVVLKEFGVQNVHTTDFPGNYPGYDDTWDQRRFEQNFRIDIVRLEDDTLEFDMIGIDAAIANAFRRILLAEVPTMAVEKAFIYNNTSIVQDEILAHRLGLIPIKADPRLFEYRSTGDEEGTEIDTLQFHLKVKCTRNPKALKDSSDPEELYLNHKAKDHAKFSPVATASYRLLPEITLLSPIEGELAEKLKQCFSPGVIEIEMVNGRKVANVVNSRLDTCSREIFRHDDLKNLVRLGRVRDHYIFSVESTGILPPEVLVSEALKVLITKCRRFLNELDTVQMD